A window of the Oncorhynchus gorbuscha isolate QuinsamMale2020 ecotype Even-year unplaced genomic scaffold, OgorEven_v1.0 Un_scaffold_360, whole genome shotgun sequence genome harbors these coding sequences:
- the LOC124017979 gene encoding uncharacterized protein LOC124017979 isoform X2 produces the protein MMPDLKQCTVSLVPLLATSQRLIGSTPGNVSLVPLLATSHWFHSWQRLIGSTPGNVPTCHWFHSWQRPNVSLVPLLATYQRVIGSTPGNVPTCHWFHSWQRTNVSLVPLLATSQRLIGSTPGNVPTCLWFHSWQRTNVSLVPLLGVCIELADYSSISYPLGVCIELADYSSILSSGGLRRASRLHLYPILWGSEWSRLQLYILSSGGLHRASRLQLYPILWGSA, from the exons ATGATGCCGGACCTGAAGCAGTGCAC CGTCTCATTGGTTCCACTCCTGGCAACGTCCCAACGTCTCATTGGTTCCACTCCTGGCAACGTCTCATTGGTTCCACTCCTGGCAACGTCTCATTGGTTCCACTCCTGGCAACGTCTCATTGGTTCCACTCCTGGCAACGTACCAACGTGTCATTGGTTCCACTCCTGGCAACGTCCCAACGTCTCATTGGTTCCACTCCTGGCAACGTACCAACGTGTCATTGGTTCCACTCCTGGCAACGTACCAACGTGTCATTGGTTCCACTCCTGGCAACGTACCAACGTGTCATTGGTTCCACTCCTGGCAACGTCCCAACGTCTCATTGGTTCCACTCCTGGCAACGTACCAACGTGTCTTTGGTTCCACTCCTGGCAACGTACCAACGTGTCATTGGTTCCACTCCTGGGGGTCTGCATAGAGCTAGCAGACTACAGCTCTATATCCTATCCTCTGGGGGTCTGCATAGAGCTAGCAGACTACAGCTCTATCCTATCCTCTGGGGGTCTGCGTAGAGCTAGCAGACTACATCTCTATCCTATCCTCTGGGGGTCTGAATGGAGCAGACTACAGCTCTATATCCTATCCTCTGGGGGTCTGCATAGAGCTAGCAGACTACAGCTCTATCCTATCCTCTGGGGGTCTGCATAG
- the LOC124017979 gene encoding uncharacterized protein LOC124017979 isoform X1: MMPDLKQCTVSLVPLLATSQRLIGSTPGNVPTCHWFHSWQRPNVSLVPLLATSQRLIGSTPGNVSLVPLLATSHWFHSWQRLIGSTPGNVSLVPLLATYQRVIGSTPGNVPTCHWFHSWQRTNVSLVPLLATSQRLIGSTPGNVPTCLWFHSWQRTNVSLVPLLGVCIELADYSSISYPLGVCIELADYSSILSSGGLRRASRLHLYPILWGSEWSRLQLYILSSGGLHRASRLQLYPILWGSA; this comes from the exons ATGATGCCGGACCTGAAGCAGTGCACCGTCTCATTGGTTCCACTCCTGGCAACGTCCCAACGTCTCATTGGTTCCACTCCTGGCAACGTCCCAACGTGTCATTGGTTCCACTCCTGGCAACGTCCCAACGTCTCATTGGTTCCACTCCTGGCAACGTCCCAACGTCTCATTGGTTCCACTCCTGGCAACGTCTCATTGGTTCCACTCCTGGCAACGTCTCATTGGTTCCACTCCTGGCAACGTCTCATTGGTTCCACTCCTGG CAACGTCTCATTGGTTCCACTCCTGGCAACGTACCAACGTGTCATTGGTTCCACTCCTGGCAACGTACCAACGTGTCATTGGTTCCACTCCTGGCAACGTACCAACGTGTCATTGGTTCCACTCCTGGCAACGTCCCAACGTCTCATTGGTTCCACTCCTGGCAACGTACCAACGTGTCTTTGGTTCCACTCCTGGCAACGTACCAACGTGTCATTGGTTCCACTCCTGGGGGTCTGCATAGAGCTAGCAGACTACAGCTCTATATCCTATCCTCTGGGGGTCTGCATAGAGCTAGCAGACTACAGCTCTATCCTATCCTCTGGGGGTCTGCGTAGAGCTAGCAGACTACATCTCTATCCTATCCTCTGGGGGTCTGAATGGAGCAGACTACAGCTCTATATCCTATCCTCTGGGGGTCTGCATAGAGCTAGCAGACTACAGCTCTATCCTATCCTCTGGGGGTCTGCATAG
- the LOC124017979 gene encoding uncharacterized protein LOC124017979 isoform X4: protein MMPDLKQCTVSLVPLLATSQRLIGSTPGNVPTCHWFHSWQRPNVSLVPLLATSQRLIGSTPGNVSLVPLLATYQRVIGSTPGNVPTSHWFHSWQRTNVSLVPLLATYQRVIGSTPGNVPTCHWFHSWQRPNVSLVPLLATYQRVFGSTPGNVPTCHWFHSWGSA, encoded by the exons ATGATGCCGGACCTGAAGCAGTGCACCGTCTCATTGGTTCCACTCCTGGCAACGTCCCAACGTCTCATTGGTTCCACTCCTGGCAACGTCCCAACGTGTCATTGGTTCCACTCCTGGCAACGTCCCAACGTCTCATTGGTTCCACTCCTGGCAACGTCCCAACGTCTCATTG GTTCCACTCCTGGCAACGTCTCATTGGTTCCACTCCTGGCAACGTACCAACGTGTCATTGGTTCCACTCCTGGCAACGTCCCAACGTCTCATTGGTTCCACTCCTGGCAACGTACCAACGTGTCATTGGTTCCACTCCTGGCAACGTACCAACGTGTCATTGGTTCCACTCCTGGCAACGTACCAACGTGTCATTGGTTCCACTCCTGGCAACGTCCCAACGTCTCATTGGTTCCACTCCTGGCAACGTACCAACGTGTCTTTGGTTCCACTCCTGGCAACGTACCAACGTGTCATTGGTTCCACTCCTGGGGGTCTGCATAG
- the LOC124017979 gene encoding uncharacterized protein LOC124017979 isoform X3: MMPDLKQCTVSLVPLLATSQRLIGSTPGNVPTCHWFHSWQRPNVSLVPLLATSQRLIGSTPGNVSLVPLLATSQRVIGSTPGNVPTSHWFHSWQRTNVSLVPLLATYQRVIGSTPGNVPTCHWFHSWQRPNVSLVPLLATYQRVFGSTPGNVPTCHWFHSWGSA; encoded by the exons ATGATGCCGGACCTGAAGCAGTGCACCGTCTCATTGGTTCCACTCCTGGCAACGTCCCAACGTCTCATTGGTTCCACTCCTGGCAACGTCCCAACGTGTCATTGGTTCCACTCCTGGCAACGTCCCAACGTCTCATTGGTTCCACTCCTGGCAACGTCCCAACGTCTCATTGGTTCCACTCCTGGCAACGTCTCATTGGTTCCACTCCTGGCAACGTC CCAACGTGTCATTGGTTCCACTCCTGGCAACGTCCCAACGTCTCATTGGTTCCACTCCTGGCAACGTACCAACGTGTCATTGGTTCCACTCCTGGCAACGTACCAACGTGTCATTGGTTCCACTCCTGGCAACGTACCAACGTGTCATTGGTTCCACTCCTGGCAACGTCCCAACGTCTCATTGGTTCCACTCCTGGCAACGTACCAACGTGTCTTTGGTTCCACTCCTGGCAACGTACCAACGTGTCATTGGTTCCACTCCTGGGGGTCTGCATAG
- the LOC124017979 gene encoding uncharacterized protein LOC124017979 isoform X5 has product MMPDLKQCTVSLVPLLATSHWFHSWQRLIGSTPGNVSLVPLLATYQRVIGSTPGNVPTSHWFHSWQRTNVSLVPLLATYQRVIGSTPGNVPTCHWFHSWQRPNVSLVPLLATYQRVFGSTPGNVPTCHWFHSWGSA; this is encoded by the exons ATGATGCCGGACCTGAAGCAGTGCAC CGTCTCATTGGTTCCACTCCTGGCAACGTCTCATTGGTTCCACTCCTGGCAACGTCTCATTGGTTCCACTCCTGGCAACGTCTCATTGGTTCCACTCCTGGCAACGTACCAACGTGTCATTGGTTCCACTCCTGGCAACGTCCCAACGTCTCATTGGTTCCACTCCTGGCAACGTACCAACGTGTCATTGGTTCCACTCCTGGCAACGTACCAACGTGTCATTGGTTCCACTCCTGGCAACGTACCAACGTGTCATTGGTTCCACTCCTGGCAACGTCCCAACGTCTCATTGGTTCCACTCCTGGCAACGTACCAACGTGTCTTTGGTTCCACTCCTGGCAACGTACCAACGTGTCATTGGTTCCACTCCTGGGGGTCTGCATAG